One window from the genome of Pyrus communis chromosome 16, drPyrComm1.1, whole genome shotgun sequence encodes:
- the LOC137720360 gene encoding pentatricopeptide repeat-containing protein At4g25270, chloroplastic-like: MMHVCEIGTASFPLVKTFERHQNQNTNSLSFPKSTPTPLIIYHKPYAQTKLQALDAVVKDLEASVDKGVNVDTQTFASLLEICYQLEAMEYGHRVHKLIPRSILRRNVGLSSKLLRLYAASGRMEEAHKVFDEMPKRDVSAFAWNALISGYAELGLYEDAMALYFQMEEEGVEPDRFTFPRVLKACGGIGFIQIGEAVHRHVVRLGLLNDRFVLNALVDMYAKCGDIVKARKVFDKISGRDKVSWNTMLTSYMRHGLLLQALDIFRQMFDEGYQPDSVSVSSILAVVQSLQLVVQIHGWVIRRGVEWNLSIANALISAYSKHHELNRARWLFSHMPERDVVTWNTIISAHSKSREALLYFDQMEKDGALPDNITFVSILSACANLCLVKDGQRLYSVMKNSYRITPIMEHYACMVNLYGRSGRIKEAYGIITDGMEFEAGPTVWGALLYACYLHNNADVGEVAAEKLFDLEPDNEYNFELLMKIYGNVSRLEDVERVRLMMVDRGLDS, encoded by the coding sequence ATGATGCACGTTTGTGAGATTGGCACGGCCTCTTTTCCTTTGGTTAAGACTTTTGAGCgccaccaaaaccaaaacactAATTCCCTCTCCTTCCCCAAATCAACCCCAACCCCCCTCATTATTTACCATAAACCCTATGCCCAGACCAAGCTCCAAGCCCTCGATGCCGTCGTCAAGGACCTCGAAGCATCCGTCGACAAAGGCGTAAATGTCGACACACAAACCTTTGCTTCCCTTTTGGAAATATGCTACCAGCTAGAAGCAATGGAGTATGGCCACCGGGTTCATAAGCTTATTCCCAGAAGCATTTTGCGTCGAAATGTAGGCCTCTCGTCGAAGCTGCTTAGACTTTATGCTGCAAGTGGGCGTATGGAGGAGGCGCAcaaggtgtttgatgaaatgcctaAGAGGGACGTGTCGGCTTTCGCATGGAATGCGCTTATTTCGGGGTATGCTGAATTGGGTTTGTACGAGGATGCTATGGCGTTGTACTTTCAAATGGAGGAAGAAGGAGTTGAACCCGACCGGTTCACGTTCCCTCGAGTTTTGAAAGCTTGTGGGGGAATTGGGTTCATTCAGATCGGTGAGGCTGTGCATCGGCATGTTGTGCGTTTGGGTTTGTTGAATGATAGGTTTGTGCTTAATGCACTGGTGGACATGTATGCCAAATGTGGCGACATTGTGAAGGCTCGGAAAGTGTTCGATAAGATTTCTGGTCGGGACAAGGTTTCTTGGAACACAATGCTCACCAGTTATATGCGTCATGGGCTTTTGCTGCAGGCGCTGGACATCTTTCGCCAAATGTTTGATGAAGGGTACCAGCCGGATTCTGTTTCTGTATCCTCAATCCTTGCTGTGGTTCAATCATTACAGCTTGTAGTTCAAATACACGGATGGGTAATTAGGAGAGGAGTTGAGTGGAACTTGTCCATCGCCAATGCCTTGATTTCTGCATATTCTAAACATCACGAGTTGAATCGAGCGCGATGGTTATTTAGTCATATGCCGGAGAGGGATGTCGTAACATGGAATACAATCATTTCAGCTCATTCTAAAAGCCGGGAAGCCTTGCTGTATTTTGATCAGATGGAGAAGGATGGTGCTTTGCCAGACAATATCACATTTGTGTCAATCTTATCGGCTTGCGCTAATTTATGTTTGGTGAAGGACGGCCAGAGGCTATATTCTGTCATGAAAAATAGTTACAGAATTACTCCAATTATGGAGCATTATGCTTGCATGGTGAATCTTTACGGAAGGTCAGGTCGGATCAAAGAAGCTTATGGGATCATAACAGATGGAATGGAGTTCGAGGCTGGTCCAACGGTATGGGGTGCATTGCTGTATGCTTGCTACCTTCACAACAATGCTGATGTCGGGGAGGTTGCTGCGGAGAAGCTTTTCGATTTGGAGCCGGATAATGAGTATAATTTCGAGCTTTTGATGAAGATTTATGGCAATGTGAGTAGGTTGGAGGATGTGGAGAGAGTGAGATTGATGATGGTGGATAGAGGATTGGACTCATAG
- the LOC137720498 gene encoding 21 kDa protein-like: MARASVILLLLLPIFYLVGTAKSASTTTTTNFIETSCRATTYPQVCIQSLSSYATSIQQSPRQLAQASLSVSLTRAKSAKTFVTKLAKFKGLKSREYGAIKDCLEEMGDSVDRLSKSVTELKDMGKSKGQDFLWHMSNVETWVSAALTDDNTCLDGFSGKALNGKIKSSVRAQVLNVAQCTSNALALCNRFAGKH, from the coding sequence ATGGCTAGAGCCTCAGTTAtcttgcttcttcttcttcccatctTCTACCTTGTTGGCACAGCCAAATCTGCATCCACCACAACTACTACAAACTTCATCGAAACCTCATGCAGGGCAACCACCTACCCACAAGTCTGCATCCAATCTCTCTCTTCCTACGCAACATCTATCCAGCAAAGCCCCCGCCAGCTGGCCCAGGCCTCCTTGTCCGTCAGCCTTACAAGAGCAAAGAGCGCGAAAACATTCGTGACCAAGTTGGCCAAGTTTAAGGGACTAAAATCCAGAGAGTACGGAGCCATCAAGGACTGCTTGGAGGAGATGGGGGACAGCGTGGACAGGCTGAGCAAGTCGGTGACGGAGCTGAAGGACATGGGGAAATCCAAGGGTCAGGATTTCTTGTGGCACATGAGCAATGTGGAGACTTGGGTCAGTGCTGCTTTGACTGATGATAATACGTGTCTTGATGGGTTCTCCGGGAAGGCCTTGAACGGCAAGATCAAATCCTCCGTTAGAGCTCAGGTGCTTAACGTTGCTCAGTGCACTAGTAATGCACTCGCCTTGTGCAACCGGTTTGCTGGCAAGCACTGA
- the LOC137721149 gene encoding pectinesterase inhibitor 10-like, translating into MQTTVATSSSSQTYKTYVKTACNSTTYPLICYQSLSSYASKVKSNPRKLCIYALSVTLQASKNASSAVSKLSKRGGLTPTEKGVINDCLENIKESIDELKDSVSSMNNLGVKGADVQAQLDDIKTWASAVITDDVTCTDGFDGLKVSTAVKTPINKSIVYVARLASNALSLIDSLSY; encoded by the coding sequence ATGCAAACAACCGTCGCAACCTCCTCTTCCTCTCAAACCTACAAAACCTACGTCAAAACCGCCTGCAATTCAACCACATACCCACTTATTTGCTACCAATCCCTTTCCTCGTACGCTTCCAAAGTCAAATCTAACCCTCGAAAGCTTTGCATCTATGCCCTCTCCGTGACCCTACAAGCATCGAAAAACGCCTCTTCTGCCGTGTCAAAACTGTCTAAGAGGGGAGGACTAACCCCAACGGAGAAAGGGGTCATTAACGATTGCTTAGAAAATATTAAGGAATCCATCGACGAGCTAAAAGATTCGGTCAGTTCAATGAACAATTTGGGGGTCAAGGGTGCTGATGTGCAAGCTCAGTTAGATGATATTAAGACTTGGGCCAGTGCCGTCATCACAGACGACGTTACTTGCACTGATGGATTCGATGGTCTGAAGGTAAGCACGGCGGTTAAGACCCCCATCAACAAGAGCATTGTGTATGTTGCTAGGTTAGCTAGCAACGCTCTGTCGCTCATCGACAGCCTCAGCTACTAG
- the LOC137719412 gene encoding 21 kDa protein-like, which produces MSSSSSSHFVTSFLVALFISCYIFSSTSAARDLAQKTNNEFVKTSCSATTYPKLCLTSLSSHATAIQTSPKLMASTALTVTLASAKSTSTMMSKLSQRHGMKPREVGAMRDCIEELSDSVDVIQRSIAEMGNFRSSDFQLMISDVQTWVSAALTDETTCSDGFGGNGMNGNLKTVVRGRVVNIAQLTSNALALINRYASVHG; this is translated from the coding sequence ATGTCATCCTCATCTTCTAGCCATTTTGTCACATCTTTTCTCGTAGCACTTTTTATTAGTTGCTACATATTCTCTTCAACCTCAGCGGCTAGAGACCTTGCACAAAAAACCAACAATGAATTCGTGAAAACATCTTGCAGTGCAACAACCTACCCAAAGCTTTGCCTTACATCTCTTTCAAGCCATGCAACTGCAATCCAAACAAGCCCTAAACTTATGGCCAGCACAGCCCTCACCGTGACGCTTGCCTCCGCCAAATCAACCTCTACCATGATGTCAAAACTCTCCCAACGTCATGGCATGAAGCCTAGAGAAGTTGGAGCCATGAGGGACTGCATCGAAGAGTTAAGTGATTCGGTCGATGTGATTCAGAGGTCCATAGCTGAGATGGGCAACTTTAGGAGCTCGGATTTTCAGCTCATGATAAGTGATGTGCAAACTTGGGTTAGTGCTGCTTTGACGGATGAGACAACATGCTCCGATGGGTTTGGTGGAAATGGTATGAACGGTAATTTGAAGACTGTTGTGAGGGGCAGAGTTGTGAATATTGCACAATTGACTAGCAATGCCTTAGCTTTGATCAACAGATACGCCTCAGTTCATGGTTAA
- the LOC137719566 gene encoding 21 kDa protein-like, producing the protein MAFSSSSHFVTSFLVALLISCYIFSSTSAARDLAQKTNNEFMKTSCSATTHSKLNSKLCLTSLLRHSSAIQTSPKLMANTALIVTLAYAKSTSTMMSKLSQSHDMKLREVGAMSDCIEELSDLLDAIQRSIAEMGNVQAWVSAALTDETTCSDGFGGNGMNGNLKTVVRGRVVNIAQLTSNALALINRYASVHG; encoded by the exons ATGGCATTCTCATCTTCTAGCCATTTTGTCACATCTTTTCTCGTAGCACTTCTTATTAGTTGCTACATATTCTCTTCAACCTCAGCAGCAAGAGACCTTGCACAAAAAACCAACAATGAATTCATGAAAACATCTTGCAGTGCAACAACCCACagtaa GCTTAACTCAAAGCTTTGCCTTACTTCTCTTTTAAGACATTCAAGTGCAATTCAAACAAGCCCTAAACTTATGGCCAACACAGCCCTCATCGTGACCCTTGCCTACGCCAAATCAACCTCTACCATGATGTCGAAGCTCTCCCAAAGTCATGACATGAAGCTGAGAGAAGTTGGAGCCATGAGCGACTGCATCGAAGAGTTAAGTGATTTGCTCGATGCCATTCAAAGGTCCATAGCTGAGATGGGCAATGTGCAAGCTTGGGTTAGTGCTGCTTTGACGGATGAGACAACATGCTCCGATGGGTTTGGTGGAAATGGGATGAACGGTAATTTGAAGACTGTTGTGAGGGGTAGAGTTGTGAATATTGCACAATTGACTAGCAATGCCTTGGCTCTGATCAACAGATACGCCTCAGTTCATGGTTAA
- the LOC137721151 gene encoding uncharacterized mitochondrial protein AtMg00810-like encodes MSQSDTSLFVKHDETDIVVLLLYVDDIILTGSNKVKVQALIQELGDVFELKDMGRLSYFMGLQIEYKDNGDIFINQSKYARDLIHKGGMNGCKPTATLCKPHTQLLATEGEVLEDPSAYRSLVGVLQYLTFTRPDLLYAVNMACQYMTNPTDIHFGLVERMLRHVQGTVKYGITYSTSQDTSIIAFSDFDWAANPNTRRSVTGLVLFMGQNPISCQSKKQASVSRSSTEVEYKALARCAYDVVWIRLLLKDLHQFISEPPLLQCDNLSALALCSNLVFHRRIKHLDTDFHFVHEKVQQKDLKVQYVSTKHQTADILTKGLHGPAFVCHCCNLILGYPS; translated from the coding sequence ATGTCTCAATCTGATACAAGTTTGTTTGTCAAACATGATGAAACTGACATTGTTGTATTGTTgttatatgtggatgacataatACTCACTGGATCCAACAAAGTTAAAGTTCAGGCCTTAATTCAGGAGCTTGGGGATGTATTTGAATTAAAAGATATGGGAAGATTGTCCTATTTTATGGGACTACAAATTGAGTATAAAGACAATGGAGATATTTTCATAAATCAGTCTAAGTATGCAAGAGATTTGATTCACAAAGGTGGAATGAATGGTTGCAAACCTACTGCAACTCTATGTAAACCTCATACTCAACTTTTAGCTACTGAGGGTGAGGTTTTGGAAGATCCAAGTGCATATAGAAGTTTAGTTGGTGTTCTACAATACCTAACCTTCACTAGACCAGATTTGTTATATGCTGTGAATATGGCATGTCAATACATGACAAATCCTACTGATATACACTTTGGTCTAGTCGAAAGGATGTTAAGGCATGTTCAAGGAACTGTGAAGTATGGAATTACATATTCTACATCACAAGACACTTCCATAATTGctttttcagattttgattGGGCTGCAAACCCAAATACAAGGAGATCTGTCACTGGCCTTGTTCTTTTCATGGGTCAAAATCCTATATCATGCCAATCCAAGAAGCAAGCTTCAGTGTCAAGGAGTTCTACAGAGGTAGAATATAAAGCATTAGCACGTTGTGCATATGATGTTGTATGGATAAGGTTGTTATTAAAGGATCTACATCAATTCATTTCCGAGCCACCATTGTTACAATGTGACAATTTATCTGCTCTAGCATTATGCTCGAATCTTGTATTTCATAGACGAATTAAACATCTGGACACAGATTTTCATTTTGTTCATGAAAAGGTTCAACAGAAGGATTTAAAGGTTCAGTATGTATCAACTAAGCACCAGACTGCAGATATCTTGACAAAAGGGTTGCATGGTCCTGCCTTTGTTTGCCATTGCTGCAATCTCATACTAGGTTACCCTAGCTGA